One window of Terriglobus roseus genomic DNA carries:
- the mobF gene encoding MobF family relaxase yields MLTISKAISPAQAQTYHKLEYTSDAQSYYKQDDTVKGEWQGKLAASLGLSGEVSPLEFARLTEGQHPQTEEQMVKHREGKEYTNPDGSVTKPVEHRAGWDATFSAPKSVSLTALVGGDERVKEAHRAAVTTALNELERYTHARIGGNNPAEQTGSFIAAKFEHDTARPVNGYAAPQLHTHAVIFNVTEREDGSTRAIQERTLFESQNYATAVYQSVLTHNLRKLGYEIEPGQSGAPEIKGYSQAYLDASSPRSQQIKEQMERAGFQGPEAAQIAAHATRDRKQTLTPAEVLAAHKEMAAEFGNQPERVIAEARERSLSQARGAGLQSDARGAVAFAKDKVFEREAVADERIIMREALRRGMGEVSFIDVQSEFQRRREEGEFRLVQGQKHSSGRSFTTPETIAAERANVQHVLNGRGATSPMLSEGAAEHQAQSRVFLNEGQRTAIREVLTSTDRVHGFQGLAGTGKTTTLEAIREGAEQGGYKVEGFAPTSKAAGQLREAGIEANTLQSFLARQKDPEPASKHLYMLDESSLASTQQMRAFLNKIRPEDRVLVIGDTRQHQGVDAGRPFQQMQEAGMQTSKLDTIMRQKDPELLRAVQHLATHETEKGIALLSEQGRVTELASAPERIAAIARDYAARPENTIIVSPDNRSRQQINEAVRSELLKAGTLADDGKQYLTLSHRSDMTGPDRTWAAMYRPGDVVQYERGSKAEGIERNSFVVVRSNDVANNRVTVELSNGSSVEYDPRRVYGVNVYRDVSREFATGDRLQFSALNKDLGISNRDMGTITKIEADRLTVLMDGKEKRSIRFDPAAFRQFDHGYAVTSHSSQGLTADRVIANIDTDSSRSLINNRLAYVAISRASEDARIYTNNAETLGSRLATDVTKTAALDFTVTSEQPSSSPTKVAKPVAIYEYNNADSRLAAVAQEYVSRPQQSVIVAPDRAEREELTQLIRADLHVQGKLGRDARAVPVLIEKETGSKMRVESYQPGDKIHYKTGSPSLDGIPNDSQATVVGMKPRGNVLIVKVDSTREEVSYNPAQLRPQTRESRVFQEETREIADGERIRFTTNDRDIGVRSGDLGTVTRIGHDNSMTVKLDSGKTAEVSPEKARHIEYGYAVDGMKNLRAERVIATGDGLSQQTFQGVSPKTDLALYTNQPQQDFSASKEIAAPELAQPARQQHDFGIGF; encoded by the coding sequence ATGCTCACCATCTCCAAAGCGATAAGCCCAGCTCAGGCGCAGACGTATCACAAGCTGGAATACACCAGCGATGCGCAGAGCTATTACAAGCAAGACGACACCGTGAAAGGGGAGTGGCAGGGCAAACTTGCCGCTTCCCTTGGCTTATCGGGTGAGGTATCTCCGCTGGAGTTCGCGCGGCTCACAGAAGGCCAGCATCCCCAGACTGAAGAACAGATGGTGAAGCACCGGGAAGGGAAGGAGTACACCAACCCAGACGGCAGCGTGACGAAGCCGGTCGAGCATCGCGCCGGATGGGACGCTACCTTTTCCGCGCCCAAGTCCGTCTCGTTGACAGCGCTCGTGGGTGGGGACGAGCGGGTTAAAGAGGCTCACCGCGCCGCCGTGACGACCGCACTCAACGAATTGGAGCGGTACACACACGCGCGGATCGGCGGCAACAACCCCGCCGAGCAGACCGGCAGTTTCATCGCAGCGAAGTTCGAACATGACACCGCTAGGCCGGTGAACGGCTACGCCGCGCCCCAGCTCCACACGCATGCCGTCATCTTCAATGTCACCGAGCGCGAGGACGGTTCGACGCGCGCCATCCAGGAGCGGACATTGTTTGAGTCGCAGAACTATGCGACCGCCGTCTATCAATCGGTGCTGACCCATAACCTTCGCAAGCTGGGCTACGAGATCGAGCCAGGGCAGAGCGGCGCACCGGAAATCAAGGGCTACTCGCAGGCGTACCTTGATGCGTCCAGCCCACGTTCGCAGCAGATCAAAGAGCAGATGGAGCGCGCCGGTTTCCAAGGACCAGAGGCCGCGCAGATCGCCGCACATGCGACGCGCGATCGTAAGCAGACCCTCACGCCCGCCGAGGTGTTGGCAGCGCATAAAGAGATGGCCGCGGAGTTCGGCAACCAGCCCGAACGAGTGATCGCGGAAGCGCGCGAACGCTCCTTGAGTCAGGCGAGGGGAGCAGGTCTACAGTCCGATGCGCGTGGAGCCGTGGCCTTCGCGAAGGACAAGGTGTTTGAGCGTGAGGCCGTCGCGGACGAGCGCATCATCATGCGAGAGGCATTACGCCGAGGCATGGGCGAAGTCAGCTTCATCGACGTGCAGAGTGAGTTCCAGCGCCGCCGCGAAGAGGGCGAATTTCGTTTGGTGCAGGGCCAAAAGCACAGTTCCGGCCGCAGCTTTACAACACCGGAAACGATCGCCGCCGAGCGGGCGAACGTGCAGCACGTCTTGAATGGACGCGGCGCAACGTCGCCCATGCTGAGTGAGGGCGCCGCCGAGCACCAGGCGCAATCACGGGTTTTTCTAAACGAGGGGCAGCGCACAGCTATCCGCGAAGTGCTCACCAGCACCGACCGCGTACATGGTTTTCAGGGGCTTGCAGGCACCGGAAAGACGACGACGCTTGAGGCCATTCGAGAAGGCGCGGAGCAGGGCGGCTACAAGGTCGAGGGCTTCGCCCCAACCTCGAAGGCGGCGGGCCAGCTCCGCGAGGCAGGGATCGAGGCGAATACGCTTCAAAGCTTCCTGGCGCGACAGAAAGACCCCGAGCCTGCCAGCAAACATCTCTACATGCTGGATGAATCCAGCCTTGCCAGCACGCAGCAGATGCGGGCTTTCCTCAATAAGATACGCCCGGAAGATCGCGTCCTTGTCATCGGTGACACCCGCCAGCATCAGGGCGTGGACGCCGGACGGCCGTTCCAGCAGATGCAAGAAGCGGGCATGCAAACTTCCAAGCTGGACACGATCATGCGGCAGAAAGACCCGGAGCTGCTTCGCGCAGTGCAGCATCTTGCGACGCACGAAACAGAGAAGGGAATTGCTCTACTTTCCGAACAAGGCCGTGTGACTGAGCTTGCCAGTGCGCCTGAGCGCATCGCGGCCATCGCGCGGGACTATGCTGCACGTCCAGAGAACACGATTATCGTTTCTCCAGACAATCGCAGCCGCCAGCAGATCAATGAGGCCGTGCGTTCCGAGTTGCTGAAAGCCGGCACGCTGGCCGACGATGGCAAGCAGTACCTCACACTATCGCACCGTTCCGATATGACCGGACCGGATCGCACATGGGCGGCCATGTACCGCCCCGGCGATGTCGTCCAGTACGAGCGCGGCAGCAAGGCCGAAGGTATCGAGCGCAACAGCTTTGTCGTGGTGCGGTCAAACGATGTTGCCAACAACCGGGTGACGGTCGAGCTTTCGAACGGGTCCAGCGTCGAGTACGACCCTCGCCGCGTCTACGGCGTAAACGTCTATCGCGACGTAAGCCGGGAGTTTGCGACAGGCGACCGCCTGCAGTTCTCCGCGCTGAACAAAGATCTGGGGATCTCGAATCGCGACATGGGCACCATCACGAAGATCGAGGCAGACCGTCTCACGGTCCTGATGGACGGCAAAGAGAAGCGTTCCATCAGATTCGATCCTGCAGCGTTCCGGCAGTTCGACCACGGCTACGCGGTCACGTCCCACAGCTCCCAGGGACTCACAGCAGATCGCGTCATAGCCAACATCGACACCGATTCATCGCGCAGCCTCATCAACAACCGGCTTGCTTATGTCGCCATCTCTCGCGCGTCAGAGGACGCAAGGATTTACACGAACAACGCCGAAACCCTCGGCTCACGACTGGCTACGGACGTGACCAAGACCGCTGCCCTGGACTTTACAGTGACCAGCGAGCAGCCCTCGTCTTCCCCAACGAAAGTTGCGAAGCCCGTCGCCATTTACGAATACAACAACGCAGATTCGCGGCTTGCCGCCGTCGCCCAAGAGTACGTCAGCAGACCACAGCAGAGCGTCATCGTTGCGCCCGATCGCGCGGAGCGAGAGGAGCTGACCCAGCTCATCCGGGCCGACCTTCACGTGCAAGGCAAACTCGGCCGCGACGCCCGAGCTGTGCCGGTGTTGATTGAAAAAGAGACCGGCAGCAAGATGCGCGTAGAGAGCTATCAGCCCGGTGACAAGATCCACTACAAGACCGGCAGCCCAAGCCTTGACGGGATTCCTAACGACAGTCAGGCCACCGTCGTTGGTATGAAGCCCCGAGGCAATGTGCTCATCGTCAAGGTCGATTCAACCCGCGAAGAGGTCTCCTACAACCCCGCCCAGCTTCGGCCGCAAACGCGAGAAAGTCGAGTCTTTCAGGAAGAAACCCGCGAGATTGCGGACGGTGAGCGCATCCGGTTCACGACCAACGATAGGGATATTGGCGTGCGTTCCGGCGATCTCGGCACTGTGACTCGGATCGGCCATGACAACTCCATGACCGTGAAGCTCGATTCCGGTAAGACCGCGGAGGTCTCTCCAGAGAAGGCCCGGCACATCGAATACGGCTACGCCGTCGATGGCATGAAGAATCTCCGCGCGGAACGGGTGATCGCAACGGGCGATGGCCTTTCCCAACAGACCTTCCAAGGCGTTTCTCCGAAAACGGATCTCGCTTTGTACACCAACCAGCCGCAGCAGGATTTCTCTGCCTCCAAAGAGATTGCGGCGCCTGAACTCGCACAGCCTGCAAGGCAGCAGCATGATTTCGGCATCGGCTTTTAG